The Agrobacterium cucumeris genome has a segment encoding these proteins:
- a CDS encoding amidohydrolase family protein → MSELERQLTGEAPNPAFPKGAVDTQMHLYLPGYPALPGGPGLPPGSLPGPADYRKLMQWLGIDRVIITQGNAHQRDNANTLACVAEIGEAARAVVIIDASTTEKDMESLTAAGTVGARIMDLPGGAVNLSELEAVDERAHAADWMVAVQFDGNTLLDHLPRLEKIRSRWVFDHHGKFFKGIKTDGPEMAALLKLVDRGNLWFKFAGVYESSRDNWPYEDVAAFSRVIAAHAPERIVWGTNWPHNSIRETAAYPDDARLAELVLGWLPDDAARQRALVDNPEALFKLPPSAAA, encoded by the coding sequence ATGAGTGAGCTTGAACGCCAGCTGACGGGTGAAGCGCCGAACCCTGCTTTTCCGAAAGGCGCTGTCGATACGCAGATGCATCTTTATCTGCCCGGCTACCCCGCCTTGCCGGGCGGGCCGGGCCTGCCGCCGGGCTCGCTTCCCGGTCCCGCCGATTATCGGAAGCTGATGCAATGGCTCGGTATCGACCGGGTCATCATCACCCAAGGCAATGCGCACCAGCGCGACAATGCCAATACGCTTGCCTGCGTTGCTGAAATCGGCGAAGCGGCCCGCGCGGTTGTCATCATTGATGCGAGCACCACCGAAAAGGACATGGAAAGCCTCACCGCTGCCGGTACCGTCGGTGCACGTATCATGGACCTGCCGGGCGGTGCGGTGAACCTGTCCGAGCTGGAAGCCGTGGATGAGCGGGCGCATGCGGCCGACTGGATGGTGGCGGTGCAGTTTGATGGCAATACGTTGCTCGATCACCTGCCGCGTCTTGAGAAAATCCGCTCGCGCTGGGTGTTCGATCACCACGGCAAGTTCTTCAAGGGCATCAAGACCGACGGCCCGGAGATGGCAGCACTCCTGAAGCTCGTCGACCGTGGCAATCTCTGGTTCAAGTTTGCTGGCGTCTATGAAAGTTCGCGTGACAACTGGCCCTATGAAGACGTCGCCGCCTTTTCGCGGGTGATTGCGGCCCATGCGCCGGAACGCATCGTCTGGGGCACCAATTGGCCGCATAATTCCATCAGGGAGACCGCAGCCTATCCCGATGATGCAAGGCTTGCGGAACTGGTTCTGGGCTGGCTGCCGGATGACGCTGCGCGCCAACGTGCTTTGGTGGATAATCCTGAGGCGCTGTTCAAGCTGCCACCATCAGCTGCGGCATAA